AGGGGGTATACCTGGAGCCCAAAAGAATACTGGAGATGGACGCCCAAGGATTGAAGACTGAGTGTGAGGGCAAAATAATTTATAATGTCAGAGGTGCCTGGGAGGTGGAGAGGCAGCAGGATACAAGTCACACAGAAGCCCACTTTACTCAGGCTGGCACCCACATAAGATGTGGATGTTATGAGACCCACATAAGCAACTGAGTGTGGTAGGTGTGGAGGTAGAGGCTGGTCAACTAGGGTACTTGGAGGAAAGGTCAGAGGAAGGGATGGCATAGAGCAGATCCTGGTACTCTGGCATCTCAGgagcttggcttttttttttttttttttttccttttctttttttcggagctggggactgaacccagggccttgcgcttgctaggcaaacgctttaccactgagctaaatccccaaccccctcaggaGCTTTGAATCCCCTACAGGAGTAGCCTTCAGTCCACACTGAGTGTATGGagtgaagtcagcctgggcacGTGACTCAGAGGTAGATAAGTTACCTCATTGTGGACGGACCCCTGGACTTGATTTTCGGCACAGCATCTTTTGTTTTAAGGAGGCAAGGGTTGTCTCAGGGCAACCACATGGTGAAAACCTGCCAGAGTGGGCCTATTCTCCAACCTGGCTGGGCAGCTCACCTCCCTGTTCTGCAGTGTTCTTTGAGTCACAGTTGAAGTGTGATGGTAGCACACGATACTGGGCCCTCTCAcagtctctgtggcctctgtcaTTTCAGGTGACAAACTTGAAGACCTTGAAGAAGCCAATCCATTCTCCTTCAAAGAGTTTTTGAAAACCAAGAACCTCAGCCTGTCAAAAGAAGACACAGCCACCAGTCGAATTTACCCGAAGGTACATCTGGGAAGCTGTCAGTGGTTGCCTTAAAGGAAGTCTCTTGTACCTTACAGCTTTGGAAACTGACGCGAGTGTGGGGAGCAAAGCAGGACAGACATGGCTGCTGGTGGAGAGACTGTGGGTGGAGCGGCCGCTTGGCCCCTTTGGTAGAAGAAATGGGCCCTCTTTGTGGGAGCATAGAGAAGGCCAAGCGTTGGCTTCCAGTCCGCAGTGTTTCTCTCCACTGTTTTTAGGAGGCCTCGAGGCACCCACTGGGACTAGACCACAACTCCCCTGTTTCCCAGCCCATGGGATATGGCCTGGAATATCAGCAGCCATTTTTTGAAGACCCAACAAGAGCCAGCAACctagaggaggatgaagaggacgGGTGGAGCAGAGCCTACCTGCCGTCCGCCGTGGAGCAGACTCACTCCGCGAGAGCCGCACAGAACTCATCGCCCTGTGGCAcctacctttccttcttttccaacGCGTCAGAGCTGGCAGGTCCTGAGTCTTTGCCCCCATGGACACTGAATGACACTGACTCCAGGCTCTCCCCAGCGTCTCCAGCTGGGAATCCTAATGTAGACTTTGCAGCTCATGAAGAATCCTTAGGGGACAGACACCTGCGGACGCTGCAGTTAAGTTACGAAGCAGTAAGTGAGGGCAGTGTGGCACCCAACACAGCTGAGCAATGTGGAGAAGAGCTGCAGTCGTCTACTTCCTGGGTGGCCTGGGTTCAGTGCCTTGGACAGGACAGTTGGTCGTATGGTAGCTTTGCTGTAGAATTGCCCTGAGGAGGGGATCGAGATacagagagctcagtggtagtttttcctagcacttggggagTCCTAGGTTAGATTCTGAATGCTCcaaagt
The DNA window shown above is from Rattus rattus isolate New Zealand chromosome 5, Rrattus_CSIRO_v1, whole genome shotgun sequence and carries:
- the Entr1 gene encoding endosome-associated-trafficking regulator 1 isoform X6, producing MSGYARRQGAPPLSRTRSLVVPDAPAFYERRSCLPQLDCERPHGGDLHPQFFGFRPTFMCYVPSPVLASVGDTDFGYGKGKCTKQGPSGAHETRFGGDKLEDLEEANPFSFKEFLKTKNLSLSKEDTATSRIYPKEASRHPLGLDHNSPVSQPMGYGLEYQQPFFEDPTRASNLEEDEEDGWSRAYLPSAVEQTHSARAAQNSSPCGTYLSFFSNASELAGPESLPPWTLNDTDSRLSPASPAGNPNVDFAAHEESLGDRHLRTLQLSYEAAQLSNFKRENEALRSGQGASLTVVKQNTDVALQNLHVVMNSAHASIKQLVSGAETLNLVAEILKSIDRITEVKDEADS